One Arachis hypogaea cultivar Tifrunner chromosome 2, arahy.Tifrunner.gnm2.J5K5, whole genome shotgun sequence genomic window, GCAGTGACGGGATCTTCGTCATCATCGTGCCGATTATGGAGGAGATGGCtgtcgttgttgttgttgttaccaTCTCAAGTGCTATTtggtttattgttgttgttgttgttgttgttgttgttgttgttgttgttgttgctgttgttgttgttgcctcCGATGATGAAGTTAGGATCGGTGGTGATGGCTACAGTGACGGAAGACCGAAGAATTTTGATTGATTATGTAGGATTTGAGTCTCAAAGTTTTGCGAGTGACCTTGAAAATTGGGTAACTGGAACAAAGGGACAACATTAAGAGGATGATGATGCCTGATTGGATGAGTGGaagtattattagtattatttgaTGACGATGAGTTTTGTGTGAGGTCCAATGTGACAGTTGGGAATGGTACCCAACCTGAGAGTGTTGCCATGCTTCAAGAAGTAGAAGAAGTAGAGCCCGGTGGAAAAATAGCTCTTATTACTAGGAGGTTTGGGTTCATGATTCCATCTGCACTTGACATGGAACCTGATAGTAACCTGGTAGGGCGAAAAttcgcccctacccgcccctttTGGAAAAGTTTAAAAGATAGGATATTTGTTGTTTTAATATAAAACCTCTGTTGTAATcttaactagtcggcctaaattTTGCACGCAGTgactacttttctttttattatatatatatatatatatatatatatatatatatatatatatatgacatgtTTATCCTATATTTATTATCTTGTATATCTTGGAGCTTTTGCAAGGTtttatatactttattttattcatGCTTGTGCgctttagttatcgtgtgtgaatgCTTCGCGCTTTATATTTCTGTTTTATACGTCTTTGATGTTCTATTCTTTTCATCGGGCTTctacttttattatttcttgattATATACTATttatgagctttagaactgtcgtgatGTTTTATCGTTCTTAGTTTTATGGCTATGGTAAAGCTTAGGGTGATAGGATATTACACAAGATCCATTGAATTAAGATGGATTTCGGCATCTAGTATCTATGTTAagtagtgtgtgtttggattatagTTTACAAACtagagtttgcataaaattgattttgcaaacttgattttgatgaaaagtaagtttgtattgaagtgatttatgtttggtcatctttatatcaaaatgaattatagtaaaataaatattgtttggattacactactcaaaattacttttagatgaaaaattactaaaatagactttaacttaaataattttttttatattattctatcattttaatttagatatttgaataattttattaattaattttataataaaattaatatttatttattaaaataaaaataacatataaaaattaacaaaatatgttttatattaaaaataaaaaatataaattatatatataagagtatttaatcaaatatgttacatttttttaaaaattttaagtattaaggtgaaaatattaatttaatatttttttacatcgtATTTTTGTTCTAatactctcaataatcttatttttaatattattttggaatctaacgtttataattttattaatacctatgattaattttttatttaatttgtcttttttttaatgGATCAtcatctatattataaaaaattacaataaaaaattatatatgaattataattataaaaaagaatactaaaaataatagtatatttttaagagaaattctccacatacaagcattttctcatacaagtcatacaagtcatttatttcttcttttttttctttctccatgcctcctctttttcttctcccccttcttctttttccgtgcctcttcctcctcttcttcttcttcttcttcttattcttcttcttcttcttcttcttcgtttttgaaGTGTTTCATTTTCATCGTCGTGTTTCTCCTCGTTCTTCTTGACTGCACGTTTTTCATCttctgcaccttcttcttctttttgctacacgttcttcttcctcttcctctttttcttcttcttttctttcgtttcttgccttctctttctccttcttcatttacgtgctttcttcgttattctcgatttctattattttttgacatcaagttctgaaatcgttttttaagaagaagaagcagcaaaagatgaagaggagaaagagaaagagttctgaattatgcataaggtgtacttcaacgaattttgggtgtatttcttaaatcttgggtgtattttcgtaatcctttgagtgtatttctcctttgggtgtatttctataatcgtttgggtgaatttctgtaatcatttgggtgtatttctgtaatcatttgggtgtatttctgaaattccattatcttcaaaacgatttcaaagcttgatttcagaaaaccatggaaatcgaaaaaaaaacgaagcaagaataCCAGTGATAAACGCAGATAAAACAacgaatgaaaaggcaaagagagaatGCACGAAGGAgatcaaatttggcaagaaactcgttttcatggagaaagaagaagaagagtaggagaagaagaaggagaagaagaaggaagaggaggaggagaaggaggaacgtAAAGCACGACATGGAAATCGTATATGGGTTAGCGTGCTTTTTGTTCAGTTTCTCccaacttgtatgacttgtaaaccaaatgacttgtatgtgtagcactcctctATTTTGAATtctcttagtactcttttttagtattttatagttttttactattattattatttatggttaattttttgtttaatttactttacttAATGAgatcaataaatcatattataaaaagataataataaatattatataaaaaaattataattataagagtgtataatatcaaataaaaatgtaacaaaaaaaataaaaataataaataatagaaaaacagagtttatataaagagaaataataaaaattttataaataatacaataatatgtCTAAATCTAAAGgataaaattgataaagaaaaacagATGTTCAATGTAAATGACTAAAAACTCGTTAGTGAAACGCAGCTGATAAACATAGTTTTGAATACAAAATCACTTATGCATTTGTCTAACAAAAAATTAGCCAAATAAAAAATTGGAGCTTTCAAAAAGTGCTTTTTCTCTTCGAACAGATTTGTCAAACACACCTGTAGTTGTTATTAAATAGGTGTTTGTTTCGGTACGATTATAAATTTATACGTACCAATATgtttaaaatatagacaaataataacaagctattaaaaaaaattcatatcaatatttaatttttttgtttaaaatatatattatatcatcacttctattaaaatattttttaattaaatataaataaaatatattttttatttaattttataaaaaatcttaaatattttttttaatatgttggacaaaaattatttttttagattaattatattatttaattttactttttcaaaaacACATTTAACAAAATCATTCATCTTTCCATAAATCCTAATCAATTGttcatatccaaaaaattaaacaaatctaaaaaatactaaaaaagttaCTTTGTTTGTTGTTTTGCTGGGTTTTTCCCCAACCTTCTCGTACTTCCCTGTGCTTGtatcttcctctcttctcttcaatCTCGGCTCTTCTCCTCGACAAAGAAGACAAAGAAACTTCTTCCACGGCGCCCTGCCAAGGTCACCGCAGCTTTCGCGCGCGCCTCACCGAGCCGAGGAGAACGCCGTCATGTCAGAGAGCGTCGCCATCTTCCTCGTTCCAGAGAGCGTCGCCGTCTTCCTCGTTCCAGAGAGCGTCGCCGTAAGGTTAGTTTCTGTTAGTCTCTGAAATTTTGTTGAGTGTTGCTGCTTTAGATTCTCGTCAAGAGATGGTGTTGATATTCCTTCCCTTAACCCCCTCTTTTCTTGTCTCTTTAGAATTTATTTGTCCTTCTCACGCATGCATATCCAGATTAGAGCTAGTTTGTCCATTAATTTgtgaaactaaaaaattataatttaaaaaatagaaaattccaGAGGGCTAGCATGCTGGAACTAAATTATGATAGCTATGTGCAATCAGATTTGTAATGCTCAACAGGCACCAAGTTTGCAACTTTTGCCTTTTGAACATGTTCATTCAAAAGAAGCTAACATATTGGCTATTTCAGAGTTGACTCGAGCTCTTGACAAGAAGGTATTGCTTGCAGCAATCTCTATTTCCCATTTTTGGTGTAgccaaaataagaagaaactatATGCCTTTGTCATGGCCCTTTTTTTAAAGTTAGTTTTAAGCTGATAATTTGAATATTCAGGAACTTGTGATTAAAGTTAGTTAACTTTCGATTAAATCTTGTGTTGCAAATTGAAGATGGCTTTTAACTCATTCTTACTTTGATCCTAGTCCCCTATGCTACTTCTACTACATGCCACCCTTTTCTTCTTTATGAGAAGATAAAAAACAAAGATCTGCACTTTTTGCAGGTTCTTTGTTCTCTTTTGGATTCTTCTTTGTTTCCTTCAACAACTTATAAAGACCATGAGATTCTCATTCTCATTCTCATGTTAACAACGACATCATTAATACTAATACTAGTATACGGTCCCAGCTCAAACACCCCTATTATGTTTTTTATGCACCacttgtgtttgtgaaaatggggTAGTGAAAATCATCCTCATTTGAAGCTTGTGTTTTGGGGGGTTGTTTGGTTTGGTGGGGGTGAAGCTTATGTGAAGTTTTTTTCTTAAGGTTGTTTATGAAGGAGTAGAAAAAGAGGTTCCTTTTTGGGTGGGTTTATGTTTAAAAACATAGAGAGTGGTGCAGCATTAATGGCTTCCTTAGAAGAAAAGGTTAAAACTTGTGGTGTTGGTGTTGTTGCGGGGTCAAACTGTAGTTGCTGAGATAATGCACCTTAAGGAAATGCAAGAGCACTCTGTTTTGTAATCTTTGTTTTATCTTTTCACTTAATCTTTTCCTATTAATTAATCATGGATGGTTAATTATATGGTTTCATCATTCATCAAGCTCAATATTTCACCCTTAACCTTTTTCGCCTTCTTTTTATGATGATGGTAATTTCAGGGGTGAGAAAGACTTTGAATTCATAACTGTGGCATGCTTGTGCTGGCCCTCTTGTCTCTTTGCCTCAAGTGGGAAGTCTTGTTTATTACTTTCCCCAGGGACATAGTGAGCAGGTACATCTCTTCTTCtgataaaatttttagataactCTTTCTTTTTGGtctaattaatcaataaatctgAAGTCATTCAATTTCTTGGGTCCTATGTGCTGGTACTTCCTAAAAGAAGACACATTgtcaataatttattttagtatctTTTTCATCCTAGTGCTCCTATATTGCTATTGTCATTCTTTGGATATCTGCTTGTCAGGAAATGTTCAAGCTTAGTATTTCTTTATGATGctatttcatttacttttctcCAATTTTATGCACTATTAATAATCGTGAATTTAGTTTATGGTGAATCAAGTCTTTTAAAGTTTtgcactaataaaaataatttgttgatgCTTATAGATCCTATTCTTCACTATCTTGTAATTTGGGATGGGACAAGTTTGGCAGTTATTGGTTAGTTCTTAATACTTGTGCTCATCTTATCTTGTGCTTGATGCATGGGATGGTATAGTTTTTGGAGTTGATAATTGTAGTCTGTCTTTTCAATAATTTTTGCTTTCCATTTTGTTTACCGATTCAGTTGGAACAAACCTTTAAAGTGGGATTAGATATAAGTTTTCTCCTATCCTTGGACTGAAACAAACATAGATGAAAGTAATCCAGGGAGAAAACCAGTGTGCCAAAGAGGATTTTGGGAGTTGCATATATAAATCTGAATCGGAGTAGCTTGATTCCTAAACcttcactttatttttatttatttatttattttccttgtcacCAATTGCTTGTCTCTTGCACCAAAATTAAAGGCAACCAATTAACACTTTTTTCCCATTTTCTTTTTAAGTCCCATTCCCACTTAATTCCCACATATCATTTCTCATTGCAATTTGCAACCACCACAGCGTAGATTGAAATAATAATAAGACCAAGgagtttatttgatttttgaaaatggctGATTGGGGTCCAGTTTTTGTGTCAGTGGTTCTGTTCATTCTGTTAACTCCAGGGGTGTTGGTTCAGATTCCTAGTAGAGGTACGTTCATTGAGTTTGGCAATTTTCAAACGAGTGGATTATCCATTTTGGTTCATGCAATCCTCTACTttgctcttatatgcattttctTGTTAGCAGTTGGAATCCATATGTACATGGGTTAATTAACAATCCTAATTAAGTTCTTGTTTACACCTGCTAGCTATATATGTAGTACTTTAATTGTTATATGGTTGCTTTGGATTATTATGGGATTTGATTTGTAATATTTCTTTTCCTTGTGATCAAGCTTAGTTAATTAAGTAATGAGATTCAGTTCTATTTCAGTGCATCAACTAAAAATGAGTGTTTTATGATTATAGTTATTAATGAGGCAAGTTACTCTCTTGAGTGGATAATTATTAAGGCTTGGTTGTTCATGTTTCTAATGTAATTGCTTGCCCGACCTTGGATTTAAGGCGCTGTACATTTTCTCATTGGTATATATGATTTGGTGAGATAACTTTTTTAAAGGTTTTTTAATTGGAAATTTAATTAAATGAGATGGTGTGAAGTGTGATCGTGGTGGAGATTAACAAACAAGGTTAATGGTGAAAATGGTTTTTAAAACATTATATATgtcaatttagtttttttttaaaaatcgaatattttaaattagtctataaaaatattttatatatgccAATTAATTTGTGATGACATATTACAAGatgattaataataatattatcgtTCTTTAGCAATAAAGGTCATTTGAATTGGGAGTTTGGCACAGCCCAGATTTCATTGTAtgctaatttttttatctttttaatgttCATCTCAGGTGCAAGATTTACACTTTATTATTCCTAACCATTTCTTTTGAGTGGAGCAGTGATACACACTCGCTTTCTTATCAGCAGTGATACACACCCGCTTTTATGACACACTTTATTATTCCTGACCATTTCTTTTGAGTGGAGCAGTGATACACACCGGCTTTCTTATCAGCCCAGTATAAAATTGATACAGAAATTATTATTTGACATGATAGAAATAAGATTGCAGAATGAAACAAAAATGCTTCATAAATGCAGCATTATGATACTTTGTTCGCCAGTCTGCTATTCAGAACCTTCCATATGATGTAAAATACTCGACAACTATACAACAATAACTGATTTGAGCATGCTCCATTGTAATTAGAACATACCAAgtgagaaatgtaaattttaataACTTAAGTCCTTGTTGGCATGATCTAGCCCTCTTGTTTTCAGGATGCTTGTATTGTAGGTcagaattgtaaattttaatACCTTAATAACTTAACTGTTACTGTTATAATGTGAATAAATGTCAATTTAGGACATTGTGCTATTTCATTTCCCTGGATTTACATTATTAAAGAGGCATTTGCATTTGTTCAGTTAACTTTTGTTAGTTTGATCTTAGTATCTTACTTTTCTAACCAAATAATAATCTTAATAATAACAGTAAATTACATTCATACCTTTTGAGgtatgtgatgccagggcattttggctagttttactgaccttttttttatggttttagggtagtttcatgtactttcttaggaaataagcaagttttggatagaattttacttacatcttgattcaagcaaacattgtgatttttatatgaattcatgagaattatgcataaattgaatgacaaattggataatgcatatctcatgacttggactagaactttgatgtactttattgcttgatttcaagacaaaggaaataaggaagaaccacgttagcagccacgttagtcttagactaacgtgaccactaacgtggaatgggagctagcttgcaacgttaatgagaaaagtaatcgccaataacgtcctcgaagccatcataacccacgttaagagtcacgttaactaagttaacgtgaactctaacgtggaagaagaaaatgaagccaacgttagtaacactcacttttgtcactaacgttggagcaagcTCAAAtttggccacgttaacttagttaacgtggattctaaTGCAGGAAAGCAAaggaatggccaacgttagtgacactcactgttgtcactaacgttggactaagccactaagatcaacgttaactcccacgttaacttagttaacgtggaagctaacgtggagggagcaagaatcgctaacgttagtgacactcacctttgtcactaacgttggaatgagccactgtGAGCAAcattaactctcacgttaacttagttaacgtaacttagttaacgtgggagctaacgtggatgaaagaatgatgagccaacgttagtgacactcacctttgtcactaacgttggagaccgctatcaccaccacgttagaggccacattaacctagttaacgtgaactctaacgtgggaagtaggggcgttttgaaacgttagtgacaaaggtaagtgtcactaacgttctcgatgatttggcaagcctacgttaaaggccacgttagcctcgctaacgtgaactctaacgcagggggaagggaggactctcacgttattggaaaaggtaattcccaataacgtgtgcgaaggaccaagaggcaacgttagtggtcacgttgatgctactaacgttgaagttaacgtggatcatccttgggttaggaacgttagtgaaaaaggtgattgccactaacgttctcgaacccacactttcacttaacattaacgccactaacgtcctaagccaaaatccctgcctacttcacactttctctctgcaagtaaagctgagcccactaacgaagataactgcttcaactcaagatctaaaggcccatatccaagacttgaagagccaactagaagatcagaagaatagtataaatagggaggaCTTTGAACTAGAGAAGGAGTTTTTTGGGCATTATTAGAATGACtctctatattttactttctctacaacTTTTAGTTTAACTTTCATgatgtactctccatctatgcttatcattcccagagctatgaacagctaaacccctttcattgggttagggagctctgttgtaatttgatggatcaatattagttttcattattcttcttttctcttttctcttaattttactagaaagctttcaatcttcatccaattggatagttgtcttgggaaagaagctattcttacttggatctcttctgaaccttggaagaggaatgaagagatcgtgctagaaatgctttctcatgttggaccaaattggggtttggatggatatagtgacatataatcctactaacactttgatttggaaatgcatgtggtataatcagtgaccatacttcatctcttctcatgaacaattgaccaaggaattggctattgattaagatttgagagattgaattaccaaggaattgaaattcaatcacttaagattgccaaggagatcaatgaacgcattgattgaggaagagatgaaaatgaacttgatccggagaatgtaaCATcacctaagcccaatgaactccccatttctgatcttacccattctatttactttctgctatttactttcatgctaactcccattccccatttaagattttgcaatttactttccgtcatttattttctgtcatttattttccCGCCATTTCATTTCCTacaaatctcaacccaaatttctgcttagcttaactagaacattcctccaattaaagttgcttgactaatcaatccttgtgggattcgacctcactctattgtgagtttttacttgacgacaattcggtatacttgccgaaggaaatttgttaaaggacaagtttccgtgcatcaagtttatggcgccgttgtcggggattgattttgtattaacaatgattaaattggttgataactagattgagcatttgttttttatttttatttcgtttgatttaagttcatttgagtaatttactttctgtaatttactttctgttcagATTATTTTCTCCCCTTTCCCTTACCCATTTTCTTACTT contains:
- the LOC140172850 gene encoding uncharacterized protein, with product MADWGPVFVSVVLFILLTPGVLVQIPSRGTFIEFGNFQTSGLSILVHAILYFALICIFLLAVGIHMYMG